CATAGATATGAATGGTTGGGGAGAAAATCGGTGTTTTTGATTGGTTCGAAGTATTACCATGCCAATAATAGATCCAGACAAGGACCTGGTACGAACGAAAAAGATGCAGATTTTCGTTTTGATCTTGACAACTATCCAGATTACAGTAGCCAGTCGATCTATAAATTCCCTAATAGAAACCTGGCCTTCTTTGGAGAGAACGTCCTATTTGTGAATGATAAATTGTCAATCACACCAGGGATTCGTTTCGAACACATCAATACGCAATCGGATGGTTCCTACTATGTAGCCACTAGCGATGAATACATCCAGGATCAGCAGGACCTTAAGCGAAACTTTGTATTGTTAGGACTGGGACTGAGTCAGGAGTTTAGGTCTGATCTGGAGCTGTATGCCAACGTTTCTCAGAATTACCGTTCAGTTACTTTTAGTGATATCAGAACGGTGAGCCCTACTTTTCAGGTTGATTCATTGATTCAGGATGAAAGTGGCTATACGGCAGATGTAGGTTTTAGAGGTCGATGGAAAGATATCATGTCCTATGATATAGGGGTGTATTCATTGATGTACAAAGACCGCATTGGAATTATTTTGGATGATAGGGCCAATCGTGTCAGAACCAACATCGGCAATGCGTTGATTTATGGAGTAGAGATGCTGGTAGAGCTGAATCTGGCGGAGATATTCGGACTGGATCGCAATCAGACACATCTTACGTGGTTTGTGAACGACGCATTTACCTATTCACAATACATTTCTGCTGTTGAGGATAATAACAATGTAAAGGGCAATCAGGTAGAGTTCATCCCTCTGGTGAATTTGAAAACAGGCCTTAATGGAGGATATAAAAACTTGAGGGCTAGTGTGCAATTCAGTTATTTGAGTCAACAGTTTACCGATGCACAAAACTCCACCGTAGAAGATAGTAATGACATTCGTTCGGGAGTGATCGGGGAGATTCCTGCTTATCATATCATGGATTTTTCGCTGAGTTATAAGCTCAAATTCATGCGTTTCGAGACGGGTGTAAATAACCTCACGAACAATAACTATTTTACTCGGCGAGCTACAGGGTATCCTGGTCCTGGTATTATCCCCTCGGATGGAAGGAGCTTCTATTTTACTCTAGGAATTCAAATCTAGAATCAGGTTCCTCAGATTAAATGGTCCTTCGTCATTGATATCAAAAAAATGTTGTGTTGTTTTATGGAATTGAGTTGAATCCAACATCTCAAAGTAAAAACACGATGAAGAATCAAATCAATTTATCAGTTCCAAAACCTTGTCAGGAAAAATGGAGCAACTTTGACAAAACAGAAATAGGTGGGTATTGTTCTAGCTGTCAGACTAACGTCATAGACTTTACTGTCATGACTGATGATGAAATCAAAGCTTACTTTCGATCGGGGCAATCCTCTGGCTGTGGTCGATTTCTTTCTCACCAACTGAGAGACTACAACCTGTCTTCAACCCATAATTCTAAATGGTCGTGGATTCCTGCTGGCCTTCTTAGTCTATTGCTTCTAGGACAACAGGATGCTGAAGCTAAAATCTACAAGAAGGTTCAAATGGAACAGCAAGACACATCTTTTTCCCTATCTGAAAAGCCCATGTTACAAGGGCATACT
This is a stretch of genomic DNA from Reichenbachiella ulvae. It encodes these proteins:
- a CDS encoding carboxypeptidase-like regulatory domain-containing protein — translated: MKNQINLSVPKPCQEKWSNFDKTEIGGYCSSCQTNVIDFTVMTDDEIKAYFRSGQSSGCGRFLSHQLRDYNLSSTHNSKWSWIPAGLLSLLLLGQQDAEAKIYKKVQMEQQDTSFSLSEKPMLQGHTLRGTVVDEDNEPLPGASVYIKGDSIGTVTDIDGAFEFPRSVQVGEVLVFSFIGFEHKEVKIKENMLESLEVMLVMMEYDIMGEVVVVGGYQASTPWYKRIWNALTPW